One genomic segment of Mustelus asterias chromosome 26, sMusAst1.hap1.1, whole genome shotgun sequence includes these proteins:
- the sac3d1 gene encoding SAC3 domain-containing protein 1 → MSNREIMSVKCAELDVVCTGTCPGMCPDREREERQRQKRLHKFEILAETASDQLPKADPRRTVKEYSRPAAGKGAAQLCELRPAGVLLKTVHYLIDEIVPRHQEPWAEIYDYVFDRLRSVRQDMTIQQVNGHIAVTILEKSVRFLLCASYWLCEEPIQVFDPKMNDVHVQECFSWLLAKYSTGDSENEAEFQALAVLYNLGSVKALHHALALSHHIKHSPDMKLAFGINRAFIEGNYVRCLRIMRRLPFVQSCALYRHIELFRHHLLRVFNHGYSSRNCRYPLQTLTNLLGMDSLLLTAELCQHHGLEVTESSVCFQKSCYRDPSPRPRQPELGLVSKKQGDRTKSSIIHGH, encoded by the exons ATGTCAAACAGGGAGATAATGTCTGTGAAGTGCGCTGAGCTGGATGTGGTCTGCACAGGAacctgtcctgggatgtgtcCGGACCGAGAGAGGGAGGAACGGCAGCGGCAGAAGCGACTTCACAAGTTTGAAATTCTGGCGGAAACGGCGAGTGACCAGCTGCCCAAAGCTGACCCACGGAGAACGGTGAAGGAATATTCACGACCAGCCGCTGGAAAGGGGGCTGCTCAACTTTGTGAGCTTCGCCCGGCTGGTGTTCTGCTGAAGACTGTGCACTACCTGATTGATGAGATTGTTCCAAGGCACCAGGAGCCCTGGGCGGAAATCTATGATTATGTGTTTGACCGTCTGCGCAGTGTGCGGCAAGACATGACCATCCAACAGGTCAACGGACACATTGCCGTGACTATTCTGGAGAAGAGTGTGCGCTTCCTCCTCTGTGCCTCATACTGGCTCTGTGaggaacccatccaagttttcgATCCGAAGATGAATGATGTCCACGTGCAGGAGTGTTTCAGCTGGTTACTTGCTAAATATTCGACGGGGGATTCGGAAAATGAAGCAGAGTTTCAGGCTCTTGCCGTTCTCTATAACCTGG GATCAGTGAAAGCTCTTCATCACGCCTTGGCCCTGTCCCATCACATCAAACACTCGCCCGATATGAAGTTGGCGTTTGGTATTAACCGAGCTTTTATCGAGGGAAACTACGTGCGATGCCTGCGAATAATGCGCCGCCTGCCCTTCGTGCAGAGCTGCGCGCTTTATCGGCACATTGAGCTATTCCGGCACCATCTACTCCGAGTATTTAACCATGGCTACAGCAGCCGTAACTGCCGCTACCCTCTCCAGACCCTAACAAACCTGCTGGGCATGGACAGTCTGCTCTTGACTGCTGAGCTGTGTCAACATCATGGCCTGGAGGTGACGGAAAGCTCAGTGTGTTTCCAGAAAAGCTGCTACAGGGATCCCAGCCCCAGACCCAGGCAGCCAGAACTGGGACTtgtcagcaaaaaacaaggagacAGGACAAAGTCAAGCATCATTCACGGCCACTGA